The following nucleotide sequence is from Bacteroidota bacterium.
GCTGACGGCGAACGTCGCCGATGTAGTCCTCAGCAACTGTGTGCTTAATCTCGTGCCCAACAAAGATGGCGTCTTCAAGGAGATCCATCGCATTCTCAAACCTGGCGGACATTTCAGCATCTCGGATGTCGTGCTCTCGGGTGAGCTTCCCGATGCTCTGCGCACCGATGCTGAGATGTATGCCGGTTGCGTCGCCGGAGCGATCCAGATGGATGAGTATCTGCGTCTGATCACCGCGAACGGCTTTACGAACATCACGATCCAGAAGGACAAACCGATTATCATTCCGAACGATATTTTGTCCAAGCACTTGAGTCCCGAAGAGATTGCCTCGTTCGGCGGCGAAACGGCAAGCATTCGAAGCATCACCGTATATGCCCAGAAGCCCGAAGGCGCTTGCTGCGTAGGTTCCTGTTGCAATTAACGATCTAAATATTCATTCCACCCACTCCATGACGACCAAGAAACGAATTCTATTTCTGTGCACCGGTAACTCATGCCGTAGTCAAATGGCGGAAGGTCTGATGAACAAACTCGCCGGTGACCGATTCGAAGCATATAGCGCAGGTTCAAACCCGGCAGGATATGTCCATCCGATGGCCATCGAGACGATGCGCCACATGGGGGTTGACATTTCACGCAACGTATCGAAATCGCTCGACCAATATCTCGGCGATCC
It contains:
- a CDS encoding arsenite methyltransferase, with product METSEALKDLVREKYAEIALQDKETNQSSCCGAGGCSTEVYNIMSEDYTSLAGYNADADLGLGCGIPTQFARIKQGDTVVDLGSGAGNDCFVARALAGENGRVVGIDFTPAMITKARENAEKLGFWNVEFRKGDIEHIPLTANVADVVLSNCVLNLVPNKDGVFKEIHRILKPGGHFSISDVVLSGELPDALRTDAEMYAGCVAGAIQMDEYLRLITANGFTNITIQKDKPIIIPNDILSKHLSPEEIASFGGETASIRSITVYAQKPEGACCVGSCCN